The sequence TGTAAGTGATTATCCTTAGACCCCCCACACACCATTCCTGCACAATTTGCATATATACAATCTGCATTTACTTAATAGTTATCTCCTTGTGCCTTGGATGTATAAGTACTGTACAGCGCTAAAACATCAGATGATCAGTAACAGCGTAATGATGTGCTTTGATATAATTGCAGGAGGTGAAGGTACCTGCTGATCCAAGAGAAGGGTGTTTGTAGGGATTGCAGCAAGTGATTTGTAGCTTGACTTAATCTTGTAAGGCTTCAGCATGCCGAGTGGGAAGAACACGCATGAATATGAATTAATTCACAGTTCAGCTGAATGATCATATAGGACAGTCATCATCTTTATCTGTCATTGCTCCAGGATACACGCAACCTTTCAGTCATTTGGACGGACGCCAACGACTCGAGTGTGATTGTTGCTCAATAAATATTCTCCTGGGAGTGCTGGTGAAATTGAAAAGCTGAGGACAGAGAATTGGCTCTTAATGGATGTCCAACATAGAGTGGATCATGTAAAAAGTCCACACAGCTCTGTTCAAACGCCAGATTTTGTGACGGGAAAAAGCAGGTCCTCTTTATTTGCTATTGATATGAATGTAACAggggagaaaaatattttcagcagtggaaataaataaacataagaTTGTGTTTGTGCACAAGTGTGTGCACTCTCTTATTGTTGGGGATGTGGCTGTGTTTGGTTAACAGCAAAACAGAAGGAGCTGCAgggttttctgtgtgtgtgtgtgtgtgtgtgtgtgtgtgcgcgtgtgttgaCAACAGTTCCCTGCATTCTTCACATCTGTAAGAACCAAAGCGACTAAACAGAATcttacaaatataaaaaaaaaaaaaaacacttgaaatgTTCTAAAAGCAAGTGAGAAATGCATTATTGTCCAACGTTGAATACAACATTGCTCAAGAACAACGAAAGAACACAATGACGCATGGTCGTAGCAGTATCAGGCtttcaaataaattgtaaCCACACATGCtgattctaaaaaaataatgccacCCTTCACACTTTTAGTTTGAAAACTTGTGggcatgtgaagccctttgagacagacatttttgtgctatataaataaatttgacttgacacttttgacttgacttttcaTGAATGTCACGTCTATGAAACATGACTGAAAACATGgtggaaaaatatgaaaaaaatcatctcaGCATACACTTTTCTCGTGTCTTCAAAGGGAAttgttattattcacaatCAATATTTCTCTGAACGACATATCTTTGTAAAAATGGAATTTTGTCTGGTCTATGTCGACTATTCAGCCGTAGCCAATATTTTGACTGCATGTCTGTATATATCAATCGAGTGAAAGCCGAGTCAAAGAACAGCATGTATCCTTGAGCGTGTTCAAGGAGTGCACGTGGCAAACAGAGTGGctacctttctttttttaccctcCCTGTCACTGCAGTCTGATATTCCACTCCCCGGCCTCGGGGAGGGCGTGGAGCGCAGAGAGAAGGAAGGGGACGGCGTGAGGTCTCGAAATAGCGTGGCGGGAGAGGGCGTTGGCGTGGGAGAGCCGATGGGCGAGGACCACCCGGAAAAAGAGACGGGTGTGTAGCGAGACGGTGTCAGGTTGGGTGCTTTGGGGAGAGAAGGGAGAGCTGGTGATGTAGTGCCGCTGGCTGAGAGGGAATGTGATGGAGAAGACAAGGGGGAGCAGGGGGAAGGGGATCGCAGTCGCTCAGAGAGCACACGAAGCTTTGACAGGGAAGAATTTGACCGCCGACTTTTCTCCACCGGTTGCTGCACAAGTGTAGGATGAATGCACTCTCCTTTACTGCTGAGGTACATGTGAGCAAAACTGGGCTTTTGCTCAGGACGCTTGAACACATAAGAGTGCTGCAGTGATATTTCTTTGTAGCTCAGTGGAACATCTTTGAGTTTTGAGCACAACCTCAGTGGTGGGTCTCTCGATACCACGCTGCTTTCTAACCGCGGCGGTGAAATAACCTGCTCCCACTTTGGCACGTTTCTTGGGCGAATCTCCCCTGAGCATCTTTTAACTGGAGTGCGAGGCCTACTGTGCTCATTAGGCAACTCAGATGGGTGGCTTGGAACAGACCTAATAGGCTCCCTGTGTGCAAAGGTTTGACTATCTAAGGATGTACATGATGAGAACGGAGATGAAAACTCCAGGGGAATGGAGGCCACACTGGAAGCCGCTGAACATGCTTTGCAGAAAGTGAGGGTCACCGGGTTAACAGGCCAGCAGGGGGTGTAGGGCCTCCGGAGGGAAGCAGACAGAACAGGGAGACGGCCTTTCCTCAAGATGGCTGTCAGGAGGGAGAGTCTGGTGAGGGGAGGCCGGTGCCGAAAAGAAGGGGACTGCGGACAGATTGAAGAAGCCAGACTGTCGCAGGAAGAGAAACAGGACTGAGCGATGTGAAACAGACTGGAGCCCGGGGCAAGAGCATGCTTTCTGATCTGAACCACAGCAGGGGAGAAGACGCCAGAGCGCACCGACGAGCAGGGGGAAACAGTGCGGCTGAGGGAAGTAGGAGAACCAACAGAGGAAAGCGGCATGGCGGGCCAGCACTTGTCTCTGTCCCAGCTTTCTGACAGGATGGACTCTCTGGATGAAGCCAGCGTGGGGGACACGTGCGCCGAGCATGTGGCACTCATCGTAGGAGGCTTCTCGGAAGAGTAACCTGAGCTAACCTCAACACGTCCAGCGGAATCGTGACCCCACTGCTGGGAAAGGCTCTGGTGTTTATTCGCAGTTGTCTCCATGGAGGCAGTGCCGCTG is a genomic window of Syngnathus acus chromosome 15, fSynAcu1.2, whole genome shotgun sequence containing:
- the LOC119134684 gene encoding uncharacterized protein LOC119134684 isoform X3, whose product is MPHSALSNVQESSAGQNLAGSYEKTSGETMSDGKILTAEIIFIKESLESGEGIETKINKSPLAQVSCSQASTSLGGQSENTLKHSGTASMETTANKHQSLSQQWGHDSAGRVEVSSGYSSEKPPTMSATCSAHVSPTLASSRESILSESWDRDKCWPAMPLSSVGSPTSLSRTVSPCSSVRSGVFSPAVVQIRKHALAPGSSLFHIAQSCFSSCDSLASSICPQSPSFRHRPPLTRLSLLTAILRKGRLPVLSASLRRPYTPCWPVNPVTLTFCKACSAASSVASIPLEFSSPFSSCTSLDSQTFAHREPIRSVPSHPSELPNEHSRPRTPVKRCSGEIRPRNVPKWEQVISPPRLESSVVSRDPPLRLCSKLKDVPLSYKEISLQHSYVFKRPEQKPSFAHMYLSSKGECIHPTLVQQPVEKSRRSNSSLSKLRVLSERLRSPSPCSPLSSPSHSLSASGTTSPALPSLPKAPNLTPSRYTPVSFSGWSSPIGSPTPTPSPATLFRDLTPSPSFSLRSTPSPRPGSGISDCSDREGKKRKIIDEQVQSENILKRGDQSHGDTHAEMCSPAQLRQQSEELYATIDEILADSNPQNKRATKALVTDGGLRNKSAKSLGRETKYASSSSMHPSGSVEKRLMDSKKTKPGIVRPMMTIPRLSKEDGGYRHCPFRETDVYRCLKGNPDPCKEESVCLEDTRGNGHTSRKHQVLQKKRTSETSPFTVCELQIIEPEGQLSRFEDDASASLRSEAYGTHI
- the LOC119134684 gene encoding muscular LMNA-interacting protein isoform X2 — translated: MRSSNKNLAGSYEKTSGETMSDGKILTAEIIFIKESLESGEGIETKINKSPLAQVSCSQASTSLGGQSENTLKHSGTASMETTANKHQSLSQQWGHDSAGRVEVSSGYSSEKPPTMSATCSAHVSPTLASSRESILSESWDRDKCWPAMPLSSVGSPTSLSRTVSPCSSVRSGVFSPAVVQIRKHALAPGSSLFHIAQSCFSSCDSLASSICPQSPSFRHRPPLTRLSLLTAILRKGRLPVLSASLRRPYTPCWPVNPVTLTFCKACSAASSVASIPLEFSSPFSSCTSLDSQTFAHREPIRSVPSHPSELPNEHSRPRTPVKRCSGEIRPRNVPKWEQVISPPRLESSVVSRDPPLRLCSKLKDVPLSYKEISLQHSYVFKRPEQKPSFAHMYLSSKGECIHPTLVQQPVEKSRRSNSSLSKLRVLSERLRSPSPCSPLSSPSHSLSASGTTSPALPSLPKAPNLTPSRYTPVSFSGWSSPIGSPTPTPSPATLFRDLTPSPSFSLRSTPSPRPGSGISDCSDREGKKRKPYKIKSSYKSLAAIPTNTLLLDQQIIDEQVQSENILKRGDQSHGDTHAEMCSPAQLRQQSEELYATIDEILADSNPQNKRATKALVTDGGLRNKSAKSLGRETKYASSSSMHPSGSVEKRLMDSKKTKPGIVRPMMTIPRLSKEDGGYRHCPFRETDVYRCLKGNPDPCKEESVCLEDTRGNGHTSRKHQVLQKKRTSETSPFTVCELQIIEPEGQLSRFEDDASASLRSEAYGTHI
- the LOC119134684 gene encoding muscular LMNA-interacting protein isoform X1 produces the protein MPHSALSNVQESSAGQNLAGSYEKTSGETMSDGKILTAEIIFIKESLESGEGIETKINKSPLAQVSCSQASTSLGGQSENTLKHSGTASMETTANKHQSLSQQWGHDSAGRVEVSSGYSSEKPPTMSATCSAHVSPTLASSRESILSESWDRDKCWPAMPLSSVGSPTSLSRTVSPCSSVRSGVFSPAVVQIRKHALAPGSSLFHIAQSCFSSCDSLASSICPQSPSFRHRPPLTRLSLLTAILRKGRLPVLSASLRRPYTPCWPVNPVTLTFCKACSAASSVASIPLEFSSPFSSCTSLDSQTFAHREPIRSVPSHPSELPNEHSRPRTPVKRCSGEIRPRNVPKWEQVISPPRLESSVVSRDPPLRLCSKLKDVPLSYKEISLQHSYVFKRPEQKPSFAHMYLSSKGECIHPTLVQQPVEKSRRSNSSLSKLRVLSERLRSPSPCSPLSSPSHSLSASGTTSPALPSLPKAPNLTPSRYTPVSFSGWSSPIGSPTPTPSPATLFRDLTPSPSFSLRSTPSPRPGSGISDCSDREGKKRKPYKIKSSYKSLAAIPTNTLLLDQQIIDEQVQSENILKRGDQSHGDTHAEMCSPAQLRQQSEELYATIDEILADSNPQNKRATKALVTDGGLRNKSAKSLGRETKYASSSSMHPSGSVEKRLMDSKKTKPGIVRPMMTIPRLSKEDGGYRHCPFRETDVYRCLKGNPDPCKEESVCLEDTRGNGHTSRKHQVLQKKRTSETSPFTVCELQIIEPEGQLSRFEDDASASLRSEAYGTHI
- the LOC119134684 gene encoding muscular LMNA-interacting protein isoform X4 — translated: MSDGKILTAEIIFIKESLESGEGIETKINKSPLAQVSCSQASTSLGGQSENTLKHSGTASMETTANKHQSLSQQWGHDSAGRVEVSSGYSSEKPPTMSATCSAHVSPTLASSRESILSESWDRDKCWPAMPLSSVGSPTSLSRTVSPCSSVRSGVFSPAVVQIRKHALAPGSSLFHIAQSCFSSCDSLASSICPQSPSFRHRPPLTRLSLLTAILRKGRLPVLSASLRRPYTPCWPVNPVTLTFCKACSAASSVASIPLEFSSPFSSCTSLDSQTFAHREPIRSVPSHPSELPNEHSRPRTPVKRCSGEIRPRNVPKWEQVISPPRLESSVVSRDPPLRLCSKLKDVPLSYKEISLQHSYVFKRPEQKPSFAHMYLSSKGECIHPTLVQQPVEKSRRSNSSLSKLRVLSERLRSPSPCSPLSSPSHSLSASGTTSPALPSLPKAPNLTPSRYTPVSFSGWSSPIGSPTPTPSPATLFRDLTPSPSFSLRSTPSPRPGSGISDCSDREGKKRKPYKIKSSYKSLAAIPTNTLLLDQQIIDEQVQSENILKRGDQSHGDTHAEMCSPAQLRQQSEELYATIDEILADSNPQNKRATKALVTDGGLRNKSAKSLGRETKYASSSSMHPSGSVEKRLMDSKKTKPGIVRPMMTIPRLSKEDGGYRHCPFRETDVYRCLKGNPDPCKEESVCLEDTRGNGHTSRKHQVLQKKRTSETSPFTVCELQIIEPEGQLSRFEDDASASLRSEAYGTHI
- the LOC119134684 gene encoding muscular LMNA-interacting protein isoform X5, whose product is MPHSALSNVQESSAGQNLAGSYEKTSGETMSDGKILTAEIIFIKESLESGEGIETKINKSPLAQVSCSQASTSLGGQSENTLKHSGTASMETTANKHQSLSQQWGHDSAGRVEVSSGYSSEKPPTMSATCSAHVSPTLASSRESILSESWDRDKCWPAMPLSSVGSPTSLSRTVSPCSSVRSGVFSPAVVQIRKHALAPGSSLFHIAQSCFSSCDSLASSICPQSPSFRHRPPLTRLSLLTAILRKGRLPVLSASLRRPYTPCWPVNPVTLTFCKACSAASSVASIPLEFSSPFSSCTSLDSQTFAHREPIRSVPSHPSELPNEHSRPRTPVKRCSGEIRPRNVPKWEQVISPPRLESSVVSRDPPLRLCSKLKDVPLSYKEISLQHSYVFKRPEQKPSFAHMYLSSKGECIHPTLVQQPVEKSRRSNSSLSKLRVLSERLRSPSPCSPLSSPSHSLSASGTTSPALPSLPKAPNLTPSRYTPVSFSGWSSPIGSPTPTPSPATLFRDLTPSPSFSLRSTPSPRPGSGISDCSDREGKKRKPYKIKSSYKSLAAIPTNTLLLDQQIIDEQVQSENILKRGDQSHGDTHAEMCSPAQLRQQSEELYATIDEILADSNPQNKRATKALVTDGGLRVQTNLPNRWDVKPNMRLQAACIHLEVLKKD